From the genome of Dickeya aquatica, one region includes:
- a CDS encoding glutathione ABC transporter substrate-binding protein, which produces MKSLRPKVAARRSAVALGLSLCLAAAAQAQDLRISMYADITGLDPHDTSDTLSYSIQSGIFERLFQFDNQMKLEPRLATGYTGNADATEFTVTLREGITFQDGTPFNADAVKANLDRLADQSKGLKRNSLFNMIKSVTVVSPTQVKIELNKSFGAFVNTLAHPSAVMHSPAALAQYPDETQLRVHPVGTGPFRFVEWQQGKEVKLAKYDHYWQKGWPKVDNVSFYPSPEDATRVAALKSGQSDAIYPLPSDLVNTVQEDSKLLVQRDPSIYLYYMAINTQHGPLSDVRVRQALNFAINRNLWLKVGFAGMGLPASSVMAPRVQFFSSQSEPNYTYNPAKAKELLKEAGYEKGLELKLWVSNATSAVRSAQFFKQQLEQVGVKVTVTPMDSGTRNEKLFGVKDPKQAEFDLYYGGWSPSTGDADWALRPLFATESWVPKAYNVSYYSNPAVDNAIIAGLATADNGKRTAAYADAQKLIWKDAPMVFLGVPDNLVGKVKNLSGVYMLADGSLIFDQAEFK; this is translated from the coding sequence ATGAAATCGTTACGCCCTAAAGTCGCTGCACGTCGTTCCGCTGTCGCTCTCGGCTTGTCGCTGTGTCTGGCCGCTGCGGCACAGGCGCAGGATTTGCGCATCTCCATGTACGCCGATATCACCGGGTTGGACCCGCACGACACCTCCGACACCCTGAGCTACTCCATCCAGAGCGGGATTTTTGAACGCCTGTTCCAGTTTGATAATCAGATGAAGCTGGAGCCGCGTTTGGCCACCGGTTACACCGGCAATGCCGACGCCACCGAATTCACCGTCACCCTGCGCGAAGGCATCACCTTTCAGGACGGCACGCCGTTTAACGCCGACGCGGTCAAAGCGAACCTCGACCGCCTGGCCGACCAGAGCAAAGGGCTTAAGCGTAACAGCCTGTTTAATATGATTAAGAGCGTGACCGTGGTGTCACCGACGCAGGTCAAAATCGAGCTGAACAAGTCGTTCGGGGCCTTTGTTAACACGCTGGCGCACCCTTCTGCGGTGATGCACAGCCCGGCAGCGCTGGCGCAATACCCGGACGAAACCCAGTTGCGCGTCCACCCGGTCGGCACCGGCCCGTTCAGGTTTGTCGAATGGCAGCAGGGTAAAGAGGTCAAACTGGCGAAGTATGACCACTACTGGCAAAAAGGCTGGCCGAAGGTGGATAACGTCAGCTTCTACCCGTCACCAGAAGACGCCACCCGCGTCGCGGCGCTGAAATCCGGCCAGTCGGATGCCATCTACCCGCTGCCGTCCGATTTGGTCAACACCGTGCAGGAAGACAGCAAACTGCTGGTACAGCGTGACCCCAGCATCTATCTGTATTACATGGCGATTAACACCCAGCACGGGCCGTTGAGCGATGTGCGGGTGCGTCAGGCGCTGAACTTCGCCATTAACCGTAACCTGTGGCTGAAAGTCGGCTTCGCCGGTATGGGCCTGCCCGCCTCCTCGGTCATGGCCCCGCGCGTGCAGTTCTTCTCCAGCCAAAGCGAGCCGAACTACACCTACAACCCGGCCAAAGCCAAAGAGTTGCTCAAAGAAGCCGGGTATGAAAAAGGGCTGGAGCTAAAACTGTGGGTGAGCAACGCCACCTCCGCTGTGCGCAGCGCTCAGTTCTTCAAACAGCAACTGGAACAAGTCGGAGTGAAAGTGACCGTCACCCCGATGGACTCCGGCACCCGCAACGAAAAACTGTTTGGCGTAAAAGATCCGAAGCAGGCGGAATTCGACCTGTACTACGGTGGCTGGTCGCCGTCTACCGGTGATGCCGACTGGGCGCTGCGCCCGCTGTTTGCGACAGAGTCCTGGGTGCCGAAAGCCTATAACGTGTCGTATTACAGCAACCCGGCGGTGGATAACGCGATTATCGCCGGGCTGGCCACGGCAGATAACGGCAAACGCACCGCCGCCTACGCTGATGCCCAAAAACTCATCTGGAAAGATGCCCCGATGGTGTTCCTCGGCGTGCCGGATAACCTGGTCGGTAAAGTGAAAAATCTGTCTGGCGTTTACATGCTGGCGGACGGGTCATTGATTTTCGATCAGGCTGAGTTCAAGTAA